One Halomonas sp. M4R1S46 genomic window carries:
- a CDS encoding MgtC/SapB family protein → MSHKHKNHRGKKAMELVGNTIMSEFSNFNDLSEFVVVVIRLLFAALLGGLLGLEREQRGKSAGIRTHMLVCMGAALFIFIPQQAGISDSEMSRVIQGVIAGIGFLCAGTIITGKDDQGATGLTTAAGIWFTAAIGIAVGLGREQTAVLCTALAWVVLYVVPFLTRLIHNKIP, encoded by the coding sequence ATGAGCCACAAGCATAAAAACCACAGGGGGAAAAAAGCGATGGAGCTTGTCGGCAATACCATCATGTCTGAGTTCTCTAACTTTAACGATTTGAGTGAGTTCGTCGTTGTTGTGATTCGATTGCTGTTCGCTGCCCTTCTGGGTGGCCTGCTTGGTCTCGAACGAGAACAGCGTGGCAAGTCCGCTGGAATACGCACCCATATGTTGGTTTGCATGGGGGCTGCTCTGTTTATATTTATCCCGCAGCAAGCGGGTATCTCGGATTCGGAGATGAGTCGAGTCATTCAGGGGGTGATTGCCGGCATCGGCTTTCTATGTGCCGGAACGATCATCACCGGTAAGGATGACCAAGGTGCTACAGGACTTACCACGGCGGCTGGTATTTGGTTCACGGCAGCCATAGGGATAGCCGTTGGTCTGGGGCGCGAGCAGACTGCGGTGTTGTGTACGGCTCTGGCTTGGGTGGTACTGTATGTAGTGCCCTTCTTGACTCGCTTGATACACAACAAAATCCCATGA
- a CDS encoding calcium/sodium antiporter, whose translation MLNVLFVAIGVLLLTSGGEALIRGALAAANRMSVSPLLSGLLIVGFGTSAPELVVSIDAALNERPDMAIGNVVGSNIGNILLILGICTLITPLAVKPLVLRRDGVTVVAASILFLILVGGDALVRSDAAMFLLALLVYLIWAYWTERSGEAPSAQLHRAEGQELTSLPRTVLWIIMAIVSGLVLLIAGSQVLLMGAVGIAETLGVSEAVIGLTLVAVGTSLPELSISVIAAFRRHADVAIGNVLGSNIFNLLGILGVSALLQPLPVHERIIKFDQWIMLGTSLILLLFLYTGSRLSRLEGGLLLLGYGVYVSLSFTVFGV comes from the coding sequence ATGTTGAATGTGCTTTTCGTCGCTATCGGGGTGTTGCTTTTGACGAGTGGCGGGGAGGCTCTGATCAGGGGAGCCTTGGCCGCTGCGAATCGAATGAGCGTTTCACCTTTGCTCAGTGGCTTGTTGATTGTGGGGTTTGGTACTTCTGCTCCGGAGCTGGTCGTATCGATCGACGCAGCTCTGAATGAGCGGCCTGACATGGCAATCGGGAACGTCGTCGGGAGCAATATCGGCAACATCCTGCTGATTCTGGGGATATGCACGTTGATAACGCCCCTCGCCGTTAAGCCGCTCGTACTACGCCGTGATGGTGTCACGGTTGTGGCCGCAAGCATCCTGTTTCTCATTCTTGTCGGTGGGGATGCCTTGGTAAGGTCTGACGCTGCCATGTTCCTTCTGGCGCTACTGGTTTATCTGATCTGGGCTTATTGGACCGAGCGCTCAGGGGAAGCACCTTCTGCGCAATTGCACAGAGCGGAAGGGCAAGAACTGACCTCCTTGCCAAGAACAGTACTGTGGATAATCATGGCGATTGTGTCGGGTTTGGTGCTGTTGATCGCTGGTTCCCAAGTACTGTTAATGGGAGCCGTGGGAATCGCTGAGACGCTTGGAGTTTCAGAGGCTGTCATAGGTCTCACCCTTGTAGCGGTTGGCACGTCTCTTCCGGAGCTTTCCATCTCGGTAATCGCAGCATTCAGGCGGCATGCCGATGTCGCCATTGGGAACGTCCTGGGCAGTAATATTTTCAATCTTCTGGGAATACTCGGAGTTTCCGCGCTGCTACAGCCGCTTCCAGTTCATGAGCGAATCATTAAGTTTGACCAGTGGATCATGCTGGGCACCTCTCTGATACTATTGTTATTTCTTTATACAGGCAGTCGGCTTAGCCGACTCGAGGGCGGATTACTCCTGCTCGGCTACGGAGTGTATGTGAGTCTGAGTTTTACTGTGTTCGGTGTGTAA
- a CDS encoding class I SAM-dependent methyltransferase: MTSQPHWDAIYRSKAPDQLSWYQPHLAASLRLIEAGAPERDTAIIDVGGGEATLVDDLLARGYRDLTVLDISPEALEVAKRRLGDAAERVTWRVADITRDALPARRYGFWHDRAVFHFLVTPEQRAAYVRQLRNSLTPGGQLVIATFGPEGPTRCSGLDVVRYDADTLAAQLGPDFELVSHQLETHHTPNGKPQSFLYAHFRRSAEG, encoded by the coding sequence GTGACGAGTCAGCCCCATTGGGACGCGATCTACCGCAGCAAGGCCCCGGACCAGCTCAGCTGGTACCAGCCGCACCTGGCGGCCTCGCTACGGTTGATCGAGGCGGGGGCACCGGAGCGGGACACGGCCATCATCGACGTGGGCGGCGGCGAGGCCACCCTGGTCGACGACCTGCTCGCCCGGGGCTATCGCGACCTCACCGTCCTGGACATCTCCCCCGAGGCGCTCGAGGTGGCCAAGCGCCGCCTGGGCGACGCCGCCGAACGGGTGACCTGGCGGGTGGCCGACATCACCCGGGACGCCCTGCCGGCGCGACGCTACGGTTTCTGGCATGATCGGGCGGTCTTCCACTTCCTGGTCACCCCCGAGCAACGAGCCGCCTATGTCCGCCAGCTGCGGAACAGCCTGACACCCGGCGGGCAGCTGGTGATCGCCACCTTCGGGCCGGAAGGCCCCACCCGCTGCAGTGGCCTCGACGTGGTCCGCTACGATGCCGACACCCTGGCCGCTCAGCTCGGCCCCGATTTCGAGTTGGTGAGCCACCAACTCGAGACGCACCACACGCCGAACGGCAAACCCCAGTCCTTCCTGTACGCTCACTTCCGGCGCAGCGCCGAAGGCTGA
- a CDS encoding patatin-like phospholipase family protein, which produces MTERKRIDLALQGGGSHGALTWGVLDRLLEDDRLEIDAISGTSAGAMNAVILADGLYKGGRDGAREALLAFWRSVSEMARFSPLQRTFWDRLMGDDSLDHSPGYLFFEGLTRLVAPAQLNPLGINPLRDLIEKCIDFDCVNACDRVKVFVTATNVRTGRATIFRQPELTVDTLMASACLPNLYPAVEIDGEAYWDGGYSGNPALYPLVDDRGCSDLVVVQVNPLVRRKLPDSAREIINRINEITFNSSLIKELRSIQLLQRLIEAEALELERFRAMRLHLIHAEHDIEELSASSKMNAEWSFISRLHDLGRAWADRWLADHFEAIGQHSTFDLEAVFDDTFRPLARPADAPPGP; this is translated from the coding sequence ATGACGGAAAGGAAGCGCATCGACCTGGCGCTACAAGGCGGCGGCTCCCACGGGGCCCTGACCTGGGGCGTACTGGATCGCCTGCTGGAAGACGACCGACTGGAGATCGATGCCATCAGCGGCACCAGCGCCGGCGCCATGAACGCCGTGATCCTGGCCGACGGGCTCTACAAGGGCGGCCGCGACGGCGCGCGGGAGGCGTTGCTCGCCTTCTGGCGCTCGGTGAGCGAGATGGCCCGCTTCTCGCCCCTGCAGCGCACCTTCTGGGACCGGCTGATGGGCGACGACAGCCTGGATCACTCCCCGGGCTACCTGTTCTTCGAGGGCCTCACCCGGCTGGTCGCCCCGGCCCAGCTCAACCCCCTGGGCATCAATCCGCTGCGCGACCTGATCGAGAAGTGCATCGATTTCGACTGCGTCAACGCCTGCGACAGGGTCAAGGTGTTCGTCACCGCCACCAACGTGCGCACCGGTCGGGCGACGATCTTCCGCCAGCCCGAGCTGACCGTGGACACCCTCATGGCCTCGGCCTGCCTGCCCAATCTGTATCCCGCCGTGGAGATCGATGGCGAGGCCTACTGGGACGGCGGTTACAGCGGCAACCCCGCGCTCTACCCCTTGGTCGACGACCGCGGCTGCAGCGACCTGGTGGTCGTCCAGGTCAACCCCCTGGTGCGCCGCAAGCTGCCCGACAGCGCCCGGGAGATCATCAACCGCATCAACGAGATCACCTTCAACTCGAGCCTGATCAAGGAACTGCGCAGCATCCAGCTGCTGCAGCGGCTGATCGAGGCCGAGGCCCTGGAACTCGAACGATTCCGGGCGATGCGCCTGCACCTGATCCACGCCGAGCACGACATCGAGGAGCTCAGCGCCTCCAGCAAGATGAACGCCGAATGGTCGTTCATCTCGCGCCTGCACGACCTCGGCCGCGCCTGGGCCGACCGCTGGCTCGCCGACCACTTCGAGGCCATCGGCCAACACTCGACCTTCGACCTGGAGGCGGTGTTCGACGACACCTTCCGGCCGCTGGCCAGGCCCGCGGACGCCCCGCCTGGTCCATGA
- a CDS encoding VOC family protein, whose protein sequence is MRVQPLIAVEDIERSRRWYEALLGCVGVHGGDDYEQLMMPGDETVFLQLHLWEAHGHPNLEPSFVRPGHGVLLWFEVEGFHDAVDRAREMEAWIIAEPHVNARANHRECWLHDPDGYTVVLASRYGEVD, encoded by the coding sequence ATGCGTGTCCAGCCCTTGATCGCCGTGGAAGACATCGAGCGCAGCCGTCGTTGGTACGAGGCGTTGCTCGGCTGCGTGGGCGTCCATGGCGGCGACGACTACGAGCAGCTGATGATGCCGGGAGACGAGACCGTCTTCCTGCAGCTGCACCTCTGGGAGGCCCATGGCCACCCCAACCTCGAGCCCTCCTTCGTGCGTCCGGGACACGGGGTGCTGTTGTGGTTCGAGGTCGAGGGCTTCCATGACGCCGTGGACCGGGCCCGCGAGATGGAGGCCTGGATCATCGCGGAGCCCCACGTCAACGCCCGGGCCAACCACCGCGAATGCTGGCTGCACGACCCCGACGGCTATACGGTGGTGCTGGCCAGCCGCTATGGCGAGGTCGACTGA
- the iadA gene encoding beta-aspartyl-peptidase, with protein sequence MMPDADRDTPLLTLLRVGRLYAPEPREDTDLLIADGRIAALGRDLAVPEGWPVRLVEARDLTAVPAFIDQHVHLTGGGGEGGCVTRCPEITAAEIAAMGIGTVVGVLGTDSISRSPADLLAKVRALRAEGIAAYLYTGAYRVPPPTLSGDLQRDLAWIPEVIGLGELAISDHRSSQPRQDEIARLVSEVRVGALLAGKRGICHFHVGDGDRGLEPLRRLLSETEIPADQLIPTHVNRRHALLDEAADYALTFGASIDLTAFEDPGEEGLSAFDAVVVLLERGVPPERITISSDCNGSLPEFDAQGDYVGMRVARNTALIADWQRLVREDILPLEHALDLIAGNVARVLGLQAHKGRLAVGFDADITLLDGDLQPQRTFVAGRCIYSEG encoded by the coding sequence ATGATGCCTGATGCCGATCGGGACACGCCGCTGCTGACCCTGCTGCGGGTCGGGCGTCTCTACGCGCCGGAACCCCGCGAGGACACCGACCTGCTGATCGCCGACGGCCGGATCGCGGCGCTGGGACGCGACCTCGCCGTGCCGGAAGGTTGGCCCGTGCGCCTGGTGGAGGCTCGCGACCTCACTGCCGTCCCCGCCTTCATCGACCAGCATGTCCACCTCACCGGCGGTGGCGGCGAGGGGGGCTGCGTCACCCGCTGCCCGGAGATCACCGCCGCCGAGATCGCCGCCATGGGCATCGGCACAGTGGTCGGCGTGCTCGGCACCGACAGCATCAGCCGCTCGCCGGCGGACCTGCTGGCCAAGGTGCGCGCCCTGCGCGCCGAGGGCATCGCGGCCTACCTGTACACCGGCGCCTATCGCGTGCCGCCGCCGACCCTCAGCGGCGATCTCCAGCGCGACCTGGCCTGGATTCCCGAGGTCATCGGCCTGGGCGAGCTGGCGATCTCGGATCACCGCTCCAGCCAGCCGCGCCAGGACGAGATCGCACGGCTGGTCAGCGAGGTGCGCGTCGGCGCCTTGCTGGCCGGCAAGCGCGGCATCTGTCACTTCCATGTCGGCGACGGCGACCGCGGCCTGGAACCGCTGCGCCGGCTGCTGTCCGAGACCGAGATTCCCGCCGACCAGCTGATCCCCACCCACGTCAATCGCCGCCACGCCCTGCTCGACGAGGCGGCGGACTACGCGCTTACCTTCGGCGCCAGCATCGACCTGACGGCCTTCGAGGATCCCGGCGAGGAAGGGCTCTCCGCCTTCGACGCGGTGGTCGTGCTGCTCGAGCGCGGCGTGCCGCCGGAGCGCATCACTATCAGCTCCGACTGCAACGGCAGCCTGCCCGAGTTCGACGCCCAGGGCGACTACGTCGGCATGCGCGTGGCACGCAACACCGCCCTGATCGCCGACTGGCAGCGCCTGGTACGCGAAGACATCCTGCCGCTCGAGCATGCCCTGGACCTGATCGCCGGCAACGTCGCCCGGGTGCTCGGGCTGCAGGCCCACAAGGGGCGGCTGGCCGTGGGCTTCGATGCCGATATCACCCTGCTCGACGGCGACCTCCAGCCGCAGAGGACATTCGTGGCGGGCCGCTGCATCTACAGCGAGGGGTAA
- the cphA gene encoding cyanophycin synthetase, with protein sequence MNILEHRALRGPNYYSRYQSIFMRLDIGELEERPSDTVPGIVERLTGLIPTLQEHRCSVGRPGGFLERLARGTWAGHVVEHVAIELQNLIGFSVGYGKTIDTYETGVYNVVYRYRDEACGLAAGVEAVDFVTRLFKGDEIDMPPIIARLKAVRDAHMLGPSTASIVDAAKRRDIPFTRLSEESSYLQLGHGHLQQRIQATVTCRTSLLGHGIADDKDWTKQILGDAGIPVPLGQICGSLDEALEAATSIGYPVVAKPLSGNHGRGVSTNLQDEQALRDAYATASRQHPSVIVEQYIKGEDHRLLVIDGKLVAAARRRPAHVVGDGESTLQELVDQANQDPRRGIGHENLLTRIHLDEQSLRLINQQNLTLQSVIAQDEIVYLKSTANLSSGGTATDVTDDVHPEVHYAAERIARLIGLDIIGIDLLAETLTRPLEEQAAAVVEVNAGPGFRMHLSPTHGQGRDVGQHVVDMLFPEGSDGRLPITAVTGTNGKTTTVRLLSHLLRQAGRKVGMACTGTIEIDNHVIMRGDYSGPQAAAIVLHEPTVEHAVLEVARGGIMRRGLGFDECDVGVLLNIASDHLGEHDLYTLDDLARCKTVVIDAVREGGTAVLNADDPYVLEGQQWARGNIIFFTLDPDSRAIRQHVRDHGVAFTVHHERIVMRQGRVEAEIIPVDDVPITFEGHARFNVANALAASAAAYALGLDVADIQMGLQTFHPTPGQNPGRTNLVAADGVQVLIDYGHNVPALEALDELVSSLPARRRISVASAPGNRRDEDLMALGAQLARMHDVVFVCETHPRGRAVGEAAGLLRDGAAAESACELEIVLDEHMAIERAFDEAREGDLLVLLIDDIDGAIERLKGRRFPSAVPGEALP encoded by the coding sequence ATGAACATTCTCGAACACCGGGCCCTGCGAGGCCCCAATTATTACAGCCGCTACCAGAGCATTTTCATGCGGCTGGACATCGGCGAGCTCGAGGAGCGTCCCAGCGACACCGTCCCGGGGATCGTCGAGCGCCTCACCGGGCTCATCCCGACCCTGCAGGAGCATCGCTGCTCGGTCGGCCGCCCCGGCGGCTTCCTGGAGCGGCTGGCGCGTGGCACCTGGGCCGGGCACGTCGTGGAACATGTCGCGATCGAGCTGCAGAACCTGATCGGTTTCTCGGTCGGCTACGGCAAGACCATCGACACCTACGAGACCGGTGTCTACAACGTGGTCTACCGCTATCGGGACGAGGCCTGTGGCCTGGCGGCCGGGGTCGAAGCCGTCGATTTCGTCACCCGGCTGTTCAAGGGGGATGAGATCGACATGCCGCCGATCATCGCCCGCCTCAAGGCGGTGCGCGACGCTCACATGCTGGGCCCCTCCACCGCGTCGATCGTCGACGCGGCCAAGCGCCGCGACATCCCCTTCACTCGCCTGAGCGAGGAAAGCAGCTACTTGCAGCTTGGGCATGGCCACCTCCAGCAACGCATCCAGGCGACGGTGACGTGTCGCACCAGCCTGCTCGGCCACGGCATCGCCGACGACAAGGACTGGACCAAGCAGATCCTCGGCGATGCCGGCATCCCGGTACCCCTCGGCCAGATTTGCGGATCGCTCGATGAAGCGCTCGAGGCCGCGACCAGCATCGGGTATCCCGTGGTGGCGAAACCACTCAGCGGCAACCATGGCCGAGGGGTGAGCACCAACCTCCAGGATGAGCAGGCACTGCGCGATGCCTACGCGACCGCCTCCCGGCAGCATCCGTCGGTGATCGTCGAACAGTACATCAAGGGCGAGGACCATCGCCTGCTGGTGATCGACGGCAAGCTCGTCGCCGCGGCCCGGCGGCGCCCGGCCCATGTGGTCGGCGACGGCGAATCCACGCTGCAGGAACTGGTGGACCAGGCCAACCAGGACCCCCGCCGCGGCATCGGCCACGAGAACCTGCTCACCCGGATTCACCTGGATGAGCAGTCGCTGCGGTTGATCAACCAGCAGAACCTGACCCTGCAGAGCGTGATCGCCCAGGACGAGATCGTCTACCTGAAGTCCACGGCGAACCTGAGCTCGGGGGGCACGGCCACGGACGTGACCGATGATGTCCACCCCGAGGTGCATTATGCGGCGGAACGGATCGCCCGGCTGATCGGGCTCGACATCATCGGTATCGACCTCCTCGCCGAGACCCTGACCCGGCCGCTGGAAGAACAGGCGGCGGCGGTGGTCGAGGTCAATGCCGGGCCGGGGTTTCGCATGCACCTGTCCCCGACCCACGGGCAGGGGCGTGATGTCGGCCAACACGTCGTCGACATGCTGTTTCCCGAGGGTAGCGACGGCCGCCTTCCCATCACCGCGGTGACCGGCACCAATGGCAAGACGACGACGGTGCGACTGCTCTCGCACCTGCTTCGCCAAGCCGGGCGAAAGGTCGGCATGGCCTGTACCGGCACCATCGAGATCGACAACCACGTGATCATGCGCGGCGACTACAGCGGCCCGCAGGCGGCCGCCATCGTGCTGCACGAGCCCACTGTGGAGCATGCCGTGCTCGAGGTGGCCCGGGGCGGCATCATGCGTCGCGGCCTGGGCTTCGACGAGTGCGACGTGGGCGTGCTGCTCAATATCGCCAGCGATCACCTGGGCGAGCACGACCTCTATACCCTCGACGATCTGGCGCGCTGCAAGACGGTGGTCATCGACGCCGTGCGCGAAGGGGGGACCGCCGTGCTCAATGCCGACGACCCCTATGTGCTGGAGGGCCAGCAATGGGCGCGCGGCAACATCATCTTCTTCACCCTGGACCCCGACTCGCGCGCCATCCGCCAGCATGTTCGCGACCATGGCGTGGCCTTCACCGTCCACCACGAGCGCATCGTGATGCGCCAGGGCCGCGTCGAGGCCGAGATCATCCCCGTCGATGACGTGCCCATCACCTTCGAGGGACATGCCCGCTTCAACGTCGCCAACGCCCTGGCCGCCAGCGCCGCCGCCTACGCGCTGGGGCTCGACGTCGCCGATATCCAGATGGGGCTGCAGACCTTCCACCCTACGCCCGGCCAGAATCCCGGGCGCACCAATCTCGTGGCGGCCGACGGTGTGCAGGTGCTCATCGACTACGGCCACAATGTACCGGCACTCGAGGCGCTCGACGAGCTCGTCAGCAGCCTCCCGGCGCGCCGCCGCATCAGCGTGGCGAGTGCCCCCGGCAATCGTCGCGATGAGGACCTCATGGCCCTGGGCGCCCAGCTCGCCAGGATGCACGATGTCGTGTTCGTCTGCGAAACCCATCCGCGCGGACGTGCCGTCGGCGAGGCCGCGGGGTTACTGCGCGATGGCGCGGCGGCGGAAAGCGCCTGCGAGCTCGAGATCGTCCTCGACGAGCACATGGCGATCGAGAGGGCCTTCGATGAAGCCCGAGAAGGCGACTTGCTGGTCTTGCTGATCGATGACATCGACGGCGCCATCGAACGCCTCAAGGGGCGCCGCTTTCCGTCCGCCGTCCCGGGAGAGGCGCTCCCATGA
- a CDS encoding cyanophycinase — protein sequence MAIGGAEDRTSDLEILKQVFGLAPLGGHEVAIIATASSIPDQVLPEYQAAFTRLGASRVHALDIQNRKQAADPGNVRLIEQSGVIFFTGGDQLRLTNVLGGSVTLNAVRERLLAGAVVAGTSAGAAAMPGTMIYDGDAADALRKGAVNMTSGLGFVDGLIIDSHFLERGRFTRLMAVGASNPEHLGVGLGEDAAVIVHPNRILEAIGSGHVILIDSRDLASSNITELSMGGAVAIENMILHAMVSGHGFDVEARRYLVADELSALLEESR from the coding sequence GTGGCGATCGGCGGTGCCGAGGACAGGACTTCCGATCTCGAAATCCTCAAACAGGTTTTCGGTCTCGCCCCCCTGGGCGGTCACGAGGTCGCCATCATCGCCACGGCGAGCAGCATCCCCGATCAGGTACTCCCCGAGTACCAAGCCGCCTTCACCCGCCTGGGCGCCAGCCGTGTCCATGCGCTTGACATCCAGAATCGCAAGCAAGCCGCCGACCCCGGCAATGTCCGTCTGATCGAGCAAAGCGGGGTGATTTTCTTCACCGGCGGTGACCAGCTGCGCCTGACCAATGTGCTGGGCGGCTCGGTGACGCTGAATGCCGTTCGCGAACGCCTGCTGGCCGGCGCCGTGGTGGCCGGCACCAGCGCCGGAGCGGCGGCCATGCCGGGGACCATGATCTACGATGGCGACGCCGCGGATGCCCTGCGCAAGGGAGCCGTCAACATGACCTCCGGCCTCGGCTTCGTCGATGGGCTCATCATCGACAGTCACTTCCTCGAACGCGGGCGTTTCACGCGCCTGATGGCGGTCGGGGCGAGCAACCCGGAGCACCTGGGCGTGGGGCTCGGCGAGGATGCCGCCGTGATCGTTCACCCGAACCGGATTCTCGAGGCCATCGGGTCGGGGCATGTCATCCTCATCGACAGCCGCGACCTCGCGAGCTCGAACATCACCGAGTTGTCGATGGGAGGAGCGGTGGCCATCGAGAACATGATCCTCCATGCGATGGTCAGCGGCCATGGGTTCGATGTCGAGGCGCGACGCTACCTCGTCGCCGACGAACTCAGTGCCTTGCTGGAGGAGAGCCGATGA
- a CDS encoding NYN domain-containing protein yields MPNVLILLDVQNLYYTSRQAYRRNVDYNALWARASAGRRVVKAIAYAIDRGDEKQRQFQNILRAIGFEVKLKPFIQRADGSAKGDWDVGITLDAMEYAGDVDVVVLASGDGDFALLADRLREKFGVAVEVYGVPALTAGALMQSASRFVPIEGELLLGQASRSV; encoded by the coding sequence ATGCCCAACGTCCTCATCCTGCTGGATGTCCAGAACCTCTACTACACCAGTCGCCAGGCCTATCGGCGCAACGTCGACTACAACGCCCTCTGGGCGCGGGCGAGCGCCGGCCGGCGGGTGGTCAAGGCCATCGCCTACGCCATCGACCGCGGCGACGAGAAGCAGCGCCAGTTCCAGAACATCCTCCGGGCCATCGGCTTCGAGGTGAAGCTCAAGCCGTTCATCCAGCGCGCCGACGGCTCGGCCAAGGGCGACTGGGACGTGGGCATCACCCTGGATGCCATGGAGTACGCCGGCGACGTGGACGTGGTGGTACTGGCCTCGGGGGACGGCGACTTCGCCCTGCTGGCCGACCGCCTGCGCGAGAAGTTCGGCGTGGCGGTGGAGGTCTACGGGGTGCCCGCCCTGACCGCCGGCGCCCTGATGCAGTCGGCCAGCCGCTTCGTGCCCATCGAAGGCGAGCTGCTGCTGGGCCAGGCGAGTCGCTCGGTGTGA
- a CDS encoding proline racemase family protein gives MSKEELKIRLMDTHAGGDVSRIVLGGIDPLPGATVRDQMHYLRDDADGLRKLLLDEPYGIPEMSVDLIVPATDPEAEVGYIIMEVMGYPIYSGSNTICTATAVLEAGLVPKQEGRQRFILESPAGQVHIEAKVVDNVVEAITCEGLPSYIDTYRASIHVPTIGDVTYSVAYSGGFYALVEAAELGFALIREEERALSDCAHKIVEALQAERGFSHYTLGDVGPLPFLHFMGPVDQISDHFYRSRSTTYVHPGVICRSTTGTGTSARLALMNHEGRIKPGDKLETVSLRETGFIGEFTGTRQEGLHQVVENTITGKAYVLAHSDIVINPEDPLVEDGSLHHILTDSHHGHGD, from the coding sequence ATGAGCAAGGAAGAGCTGAAGATCCGGCTGATGGACACCCATGCCGGCGGTGACGTCAGCCGCATCGTGCTCGGCGGCATCGACCCGCTGCCCGGCGCCACGGTGCGCGACCAGATGCACTACCTGCGCGACGACGCCGACGGCCTGCGCAAGCTGCTGCTCGACGAGCCCTACGGCATCCCCGAGATGTCGGTGGACCTGATCGTGCCGGCCACCGACCCCGAGGCCGAGGTCGGCTACATCATCATGGAAGTGATGGGCTACCCCATCTATTCCGGCTCCAACACCATCTGCACCGCCACGGCGGTGCTGGAGGCCGGCCTGGTGCCCAAGCAGGAGGGGCGGCAGCGCTTCATCCTGGAATCGCCGGCGGGCCAGGTGCACATCGAGGCCAAGGTCGTCGACAACGTGGTGGAGGCCATCACCTGTGAGGGGCTGCCCAGCTACATCGACACCTACCGGGCCAGCATCCATGTGCCGACCATCGGCGACGTCACCTACAGCGTGGCCTACAGCGGCGGCTTCTATGCCCTGGTGGAGGCCGCCGAGCTGGGCTTCGCCCTGATTCGCGAGGAGGAACGGGCGCTGTCCGATTGCGCGCACAAGATCGTCGAGGCGCTGCAGGCCGAGCGCGGCTTCTCGCACTACACCCTGGGCGACGTCGGTCCCCTGCCCTTCCTGCACTTCATGGGACCGGTGGACCAGATCTCCGATCACTTCTACCGTTCGCGCTCGACCACCTACGTGCATCCCGGGGTGATCTGCCGCAGCACCACCGGTACCGGCACCTCGGCACGCCTGGCACTGATGAACCACGAGGGCCGCATCAAGCCCGGCGACAAGCTCGAGACCGTCTCGCTGCGCGAGACCGGCTTCATCGGCGAGTTCACCGGGACTCGTCAGGAAGGCCTCCACCAGGTGGTGGAGAACACCATCACCGGCAAGGCCTATGTGCTGGCCCACTCGGATATCGTCATCAACCCCGAGGACCCGCTGGTGGAAGACGGCAGCCTGCACCATATCCTCACCGATAGCCATCACGGCCACGGCGACTGA